From the genome of Streptomyces sp. NBC_01260, one region includes:
- a CDS encoding DUF5997 family protein, translating into MTSHQTTQTMKPATAAKKLGVYLEATPTEFQEGVVSRTELAALQSDPPEWLQELRNNGPHPRPVVAAKLGISISGLARGGVTDALTTEQIDALKQDDPEWLRKERAIQAEVRKETVRIKERNAERSSKAQEPRS; encoded by the coding sequence ATGACGTCGCACCAGACCACCCAGACAATGAAGCCCGCGACCGCGGCGAAGAAACTGGGTGTGTACCTCGAGGCCACCCCCACCGAGTTCCAGGAGGGTGTCGTCTCGCGCACCGAGCTGGCGGCACTCCAGTCCGATCCGCCCGAGTGGCTGCAGGAGCTGCGAAACAACGGCCCGCACCCCCGACCGGTGGTCGCCGCCAAGCTCGGCATCTCCATCTCCGGCCTCGCGCGCGGCGGTGTCACGGACGCCCTCACCACGGAGCAGATCGACGCGCTGAAGCAGGACGACCCCGAGTGGCTGCGCAAGGAGCGCGCCATCCAGGCCGAGGTCCGCAAGGAGACGGTGCGCATCAAGGAGCGGAACGCGGAGCGCAGCAGCAAGGCGCAGGAGCCCCGTTCCTGA
- the gap gene encoding type I glyceraldehyde-3-phosphate dehydrogenase has product MTRIAINGFGRIGRNVLRALLERDSDLEVVAVNDLSEPATLARLLAFDTTAGRLGRPVTVDGDTLVVDGRRIKVLAEREPARLPWAELGVDIALEATGRFTSAKAARAHLDAGARRVLVAAPSDGADVTLAYGVNTDAYDPALHTVVSNASCTTNALAPLAAVLDELAGIEHAFMTTVHAYTQEQNLQDGPHRDARRARAAGVNIVPTTTGAAKAIGLVLPNLDGKLSGDSIRVPVPVGSIVELNTTVARDVTRDEVLAAYRAAAQGPLAGVLEYSDDPLVSSDITGNPASSIFDSALTRVDGRHIKVSAWYDNEWGFSNRVIDTLTLLAAR; this is encoded by the coding sequence ATGACTCGCATCGCCATCAACGGATTCGGCCGCATCGGACGCAACGTGCTGCGCGCGCTGCTCGAACGCGACAGCGACCTCGAAGTCGTCGCCGTCAACGACCTCTCGGAGCCCGCCACTCTGGCGCGTCTGCTGGCGTTCGACACCACGGCCGGCCGGCTCGGACGCCCGGTGACCGTGGACGGGGACACCCTCGTCGTCGACGGACGCCGCATCAAGGTGCTCGCCGAGCGGGAACCGGCACGGCTGCCGTGGGCCGAGCTGGGCGTCGACATCGCGCTGGAGGCGACCGGCCGCTTCACGTCGGCCAAGGCGGCCCGTGCCCACCTCGACGCGGGCGCGAGAAGGGTGCTTGTCGCGGCGCCGTCGGACGGCGCGGACGTCACGCTCGCGTACGGCGTCAACACCGACGCGTACGACCCCGCTCTGCACACGGTCGTATCGAACGCCTCGTGCACGACCAACGCGCTCGCGCCGCTGGCCGCGGTGCTCGACGAGCTCGCCGGCATCGAGCACGCCTTCATGACGACGGTGCACGCCTACACGCAGGAGCAGAACCTCCAGGACGGCCCGCACCGCGACGCCCGCCGCGCCCGCGCCGCCGGGGTCAACATCGTGCCGACGACGACGGGCGCCGCCAAGGCGATCGGCCTCGTGCTGCCGAATCTCGACGGCAAGCTGTCGGGCGACTCCATCCGCGTGCCGGTTCCGGTGGGCTCGATCGTCGAGCTCAACACCACCGTGGCCCGTGATGTGACGCGCGACGAGGTGCTGGCGGCGTACCGGGCCGCGGCGCAGGGGCCGCTGGCAGGCGTGCTCGAATACTCGGACGACCCCCTCGTGTCGTCGGACATCACGGGCAACCCCGCCTCGTCGATCTTCGACTCGGCGCTCACCCGGGTCGACGGGCGCCACATCAAGGTGTCCGCCTGGTACGACAACGAGTGGGGCTTCTCGAACCGCGTGATCGACACGCTGACGCTCCTCGCCGCTCGCTGA